One region of Purpureocillium takamizusanense chromosome 4, complete sequence genomic DNA includes:
- a CDS encoding uncharacterized protein (COG:S~EggNog:ENOG503P7GG) encodes MPLVPGITSNSSNKTEEWQNKLVGKKFSESESNETMFCKKDLPEQHRVIKPGQMVTKDFHEDRLNVHLDESGAVSHVTHG; translated from the exons atgcccctCGTCCCCGGCATCACCAGCAACTCCTCCAACAAGACGGAGGAGTGGCAGAACAAGCTCGTCGGCAAGAAGTTTTCCGAGAGCGAGTCCAACGAGACG ATGTTTTGCAAAAAGGACCTCCCCGAGCAGCACCGCGTCATCAAGCCCGGCCAGATGGTGACCAAGGACTTTCACGAGGACCGTCTCAACGTGCACCTGGACGAgagcggcgccgtctcgcaCGTCACGCACGGTTGA
- a CDS encoding uncharacterized protein (SECRETED:SignalP(1-15~SECRETED:cutsite=VSA-AP~SECRETED:prob=0.4168)) has product MKFLRLAALAATVSAAPLSGSHIAQGTTSSVGQTLPDGLGSKVPPAATLAKSKTLVSRLASGPDGGHCDEQHPPHVMLPNKPYDRRVGDNKHSHLQDGGTLASRIVHKGGDGEHDRPPAMLPHKPYTPRIGARKPQHDGKAGALTSRDDGPPHALLPNEPYDPSTGGDNRHENIEGGRSVTLDSRVAQEGGDGDGLPHAMLPNEPYDPSAGDNNGKQPHGQ; this is encoded by the exons ATGAAGTTCctccgccttgccgccctcgccgccacggtctcggccgcgcccctcTCCGGCTCC CACATCGCCCAGGGAACCACCTCGAGTGTCGGGCAGACCCTccccgacggcctcggcagcaaGGTCCCCCCCGCCGCGACACTCGCAAAGAGCAAGACGCTCgtgtctcgcctcgcctcggggCCAGACGGAGGACACTGCGATGagcagcacccgccgcaTGTCATGCTCCCCAACAAGCCGTACGATCGTCGGGTCGGCGACAACAAGCACTCGCACCTCCAGGACGGCGGCACGCTCGCCTCCCGCATCGTTCACAAGGGCGGGGACGGAGAGCACGACCGACCTCCCGCCATGCTCCCCCATAAGCCCTACACGCCTCGGATCGGCGCCAGGAAGCCTCagcacgacggcaaggccggGGCGCTGACCTCTCGCGACGATGGGCCTCCCCATGCGTTGCTCCCGAATGAGCCCTATGACCCCTCGACTGGCGGTGACAACAGGCACGAGAACATTGAGGGAGGAAGGAGTGTGACGCTCGACTCCCGCGTCGCGCAGGAGGGGGGCGATGGGGACGGCCTGCCACATGCGATGCTCCCCAATGAGCCCTACGACCCTTCGGCCGGTGACAACAACGGGAAGCAACCCCATGGGCAGTAA
- a CDS encoding uncharacterized protein (EggNog:ENOG503PS5Z), with amino-acid sequence MSSSSLQDRELLLRGLGVWASDHFSRDITDHVDSQGAQQPPSYSRIQGSFRNGKLNHNSPRRVPGADHTDHRIEEIPRLQERCNAQAHICSLVVFTCQGAAFPIHHCLLKPYAFFQTLVKLLPNAPCIALPGIDRTAFALLAEVLLSRRLFAGHETHLNLPRLVVALQLAIRWSLSAEVGLLQSSIWGYLWRRVLASNPHRRPRPRPGAPATTTTTAAAVRHEMQALRAEELYRTWCLLLCGCPRTQRIVSAFEMVVLFVLVVPRRLWCDFFLSDVDRRFERAVTGVAAASSSSSSVTPAGGAAAAAAVHAGAFDNARVVYIHALAMSSAGYATLPPRPLLSLTALLDVQVPPDHYVSPHDPSDPDVTTSWPGAEEGWEEDARWFSKHPANNLTKGAHAHS; translated from the exons ATGAGC AGTTCGAGCCTACAAGACCGCGAACTGCTGCTCAGGGGGCTTGGAGTCTGGGCGTCCGACCATTTCTCGCGCGACATCACCGATCATGTTGACAGCCAAGGAGCCCAACAGCCTCCCAGCTACTCGCGCATTCAGGGCTCATTCAGAAACGGAAAGCTCAACCACAATAGCCCCCGCCGCGTCCCTGGAGCA GACCACACGGACCATCGAATCGAGGAGATTCCACGGCTTCAGGAGCGATGCAATGCGCAGGCGCATATTTG TTCCCTCGTGGTGTTTACATGTCAAGGCGCCGCCTTTCCAATCCACCACTGCCTTCTCAAGCCGTACGCATTCTTCCAGACACTCGTCAAGCTCCTCCCCAACGCCCCCTGCATCGCCCTCCCAGGAATCGACCGCACCGCcttcgccctcctcgccgaggtcctCCTCTCTAGGCGCCTCTTCGCGGGCCACGAGACGCATCTCAACCTcccccgcctcgtcgtcgccctgcagctcgccATCCGCTGGAGCCTATCTGCCgaggtcggcctcctccagtCCAGCATCTGGGGGTACCTCtggcgccgcgtcctcgccagCAACCCGcaccgccgtcctcgtcctcgtccaggggcgccggccacgacaacaacgacagccgccgccgtgcgtCACGAGATGCAAGCGTTGCGCGCGGAGGAGCTGTACCGGACGTggtgcctcctcctctgcggGTGCCCTCGCACGCAGCGCATCGTCTCCGCTTTTGAGATGGTCGTGCTGTTCGTCCTGGTCGTGCCGCGGAGGCTCTGGTGCGACTTCTTCCTCAGCGATGTGGACCGCCGCTTCGAGCGCGCCGTGACGGGCGTagccgcggcgtcgtcgagttcGTCATCAGTGACcccagcaggaggagcagcagcagcagcagccgtccACGCCGGGGCGTTTGACAACGCGCGGGTCGTGTACATACACGCGCTGGCCATGTCCTCCGCGGGATACGCgacgctcccgccgcggcccctgCTCAGTCtcacggcgctgctggacgtACAGGTGCCGCCTGACCACTACGTGAGCCCGCATGACCCGAGCGACCCGGACGTGACGACGTCGTGGCCAGGGGCCGAAGAGGgatgggaggaggacgccCGCTGGTTCTCAAAGCACCCGGCAAACAATCTGACAAAGGGGGCACATGCACACAGCTGA
- the TMA20 gene encoding translation machinery-associated protein 20 (COG:J~EggNog:ENOG503P146~BUSCO:EOG09264RQY), whose translation MFKKDIQPSPKQKLKSSVQRSLRQSLLATYPLLTPHIDEILPKKASLSSMKLTDRNTLYVLDAEPLFYQQDVSSTILPHLRLVHRFPQSFPTVRIDRGAIRFVLSGATLMAPGLTSKGGRLPREGAHKGPPEDGKEMDQNADDEGRWSRELAKGEPVVIMAEGKEEACAVGTLVTGTDEVKAKGKGPVVEDAHFLGDGLWKLSTE comes from the exons ATGTTTAAAAAAGA CATCCAGCCGTCGCCCAAGCAAAAGCTCAAGAGCTCCGTCCAGCGCTCGCTGCGCCAGTCCCTCCTCGCGACGTACCCGCTCCTGACGCCGCACATCGACGAGATCCTGCCCAAGAAGGCCTCGCTCTCAAGCATGAAGCTGACGGACCGCAACACGCTctacgtcctcgacgccgagcccctCTTCTACCAGCAGGACGTCTCCTCCACCATCCTCCCCCacctgcgcctcgtccaccgcTTCCCCCAGAGCTTCCCCACGGTACGCATCGACCGCGGCGCCATACGCTTCGTCCTCTCCGGCGCCACCCTCATGGCGCCCGGGCTGACCTCCAAGGGCGGGCGCctgccgcgcgagggcgcgcacAAGGGCCCGcccgaggacggcaaggagaTGGACCAgaacgccgacgacgagggccgctGGAGCagggagctggccaagggggagcccgtcgtcatcatggccgagggcaaggaggaggcctgcgccgtcggcaccctcgtcaccggcacggacgaggtcaaggccaagggcaaggggcccgtcgtcgaggacgcgcactttctcggcgacggcctgtGGAAGCTGTCCACCGAGTGA